A single genomic interval of Helianthus annuus cultivar XRQ/B chromosome 13, HanXRQr2.0-SUNRISE, whole genome shotgun sequence harbors:
- the LOC110913239 gene encoding putative disease resistance protein At3g14460: MVSYGGTQISNWVGDRSFHELVDVSIRGCKKCTSLPPFGLLPSLKRLHIQGMDEVKLIGLELTGNDVNAFRSLEVLTFEDMSGWERWSAKNEGSAAVFPCLKELYVKKCPQLINVSLQALPSLKVLEIDRCGDGVLRSLVQVASSVTELRIIDILGLTHEVWRGVMRYLKEVEDLSIEECNEIEYLWESETEASKLLVRLKELSLRGCSGLVSLEEKEEDDNFGSSTGLLSLRTLSVNSCSSIKRLCCPNSIESLDIRYCSVITDVYLPKEGGNKLKSVRIWGCYKLEGKINKTSMPMLETLTIIAWENLRSISELSNSTHLTSLDIMRCPHIVSLPELQLSNLTRLSISECESLVSLPELSNLTSLSVSDCKSLESLPELSNLTHFEISECESLVSLPELSNLTFLSISNCERLVSLPELKNLALLKDLKIRRCPGIDVSIHGGRWPPKLCSLTLEGLKKKPISEWGDLNFPTSLVDLMLLGEPHVRNFPTSLFPSSLTSLVISEFDNLESLSTGLQHLTSLQHLYIGYCPKVKDLPETLLPSLLSLSIYGDCPKLKERCEGRGSHYWPLISHIPEINI, translated from the coding sequence ATGGTGTCATACGGGGGAACACAAATTTCAAATTGGGTTGGTGATCGCTCTTTTCATGAGTTGGTTGATGTGTCAATACGTGGTTGTAAAAAATGCACATCTCTACCCCCATTTGGGTTGCTCCCATCACTTAAGAGGTTGCATATTCAAGGCATGGATGAGGTTAAACTCATAGGTCTGGAGTTAACCGGAAATGATGTTAACGCCTTCCGTTCACTTGAAGTGCTAACATTTGAAGATATGTCTGGATGGGAAAGGTGGTCAGCTAAAAATGAGGGTTCAGCAGCAGTGTTTCCATGCCTTAAAGAGCTTTATGTAAAGAAATGTCCACAATTGATTAATGTCTCACTTCAAGCACTGCCTTCACTCAAGGTTCTTGAAATTGACAGATGTGGTGATGGTGTGTTGAGAAGTCTGGTTCAGGTAGCTTCATCAGTCACTGAGTTGAGAATAATTGATATCTTAGGGCTTACACATGAGGTGTGGAGAGGAGTTATGCggtatcttaaggaagttgaaGATTTAAGTATTGAAGAATGTAATGAAATAGAATACTTGTGGGAATCAGAAACAGAGGCAAGTAAGCTTCTTGTGAGATTAAAGGAATTGAGTTTACGGGGATGTTCAGGTTTGGTAAGTTTAGAAGAGAAAGAGGAGGATGACAATTTTGGGAGCAGCACCGGCCTGTTATCTCTTAGAACTTTGTCTGTAAATTCTTGTAGTAGCATAAAGCGTTTATGCTGTCCAAATAGCATTGAGAGTTTGGATATTCGTTATTGTTCAGTTATTACAGATGTCTACCTCCCAAAAGAAGGAGGGAATAAGCTCAAATCAGTTAGAATATGGGGTTGTTATAAACTTGagggaaaaatcaacaaaacaagCATGCCAATGCTTGAAACCCTAACTATTATTGCTTGGGAAAATCTAAGATCAATCAGTGAATTGAGTAACTCCACTCACCTCACCAGCCTGGATATAATGCGATGCCCACATATCGTGTCACTTCCAGAGCTTCAGCTATCAAACCTCACCCGTTTGTCAATTTCTGAATGTGAAAGTCTGGTGTCATTACCTGAGCTATCGAATCTCACCAGTTTGTCAGTTAGTGATTGTAAAAGTCTGGAGTCATTACCTGAGCTATCAAACCTCACCCATTTTGAAATTTCTGAATGTGAAAGTCTGGTGTCATTACCTGAGCTATCAAACCTCACCTTTTTGTCAATTAGTAATTGCGAACGTCTAGTGTCATTACCTGAGCTAAAGAATCTCGCCTTGTTAAAAGATCTGAAAATCAGAAGGTGTCCAGGTATTGATGTTTCCATTCATGGTGGGCGTTGGCCTCCCAAATTGTGCTCACTTACACTAGAAGGGTTGAAGAAGAAGCCCATATCAGAGTGGGGGGATCTGAATTTTCCAACTTCCCTTGTTGACCTAATGTTACTGGGTGAACCCCATGTAAGGAATTTTCCAACTTCCCTTTTCCCTTCTTCTCTTACATCTTTGGTAATATCCGAATTTGATAATCTGGAATCACTATCAACGGGACTCCAACACCTCACATCTCTTCAACATCTGTACATTGGGTATTGCCCAAAGGTGAAAGATCTACCAGAGACGCTGTTGCCTTCCCTTCTGAGTTTGAGTATATATGGTGATTGCCCAAAATTGAAAGAAAGGTGTGAAGGAAGAGGCTCCCACTACTGGCCACTCATCTCTCATATCCCCGAAATCAACATATAA